The proteins below are encoded in one region of Chrysemys picta bellii isolate R12L10 chromosome 4, ASM1138683v2, whole genome shotgun sequence:
- the ZC3H11A gene encoding zinc finger CCCH domain-containing protein 11A isoform X3 produces MSKQGDDCYFYFYSTCTKGDSCPFRHCEAALGNETVCTLWQEGRCFRSICRFRHMEIDKKRSEIPCYWENQPVGCKKLNCAFHHNKGRYVDGLFLPPSKTVLPSMTESVEEEVKVTQISLQQNKLSVQSNPSPQLRGVMKVENSENVPSPTHPPVVINAADDDEDDDDQLSEEGDETKTPVQQPATETHNGLRIISTRKSTANSKQDNSLNFGIKTLEEIKSKKMKEKSQKQGEGPSGVSVSPLQSQTIPGPEKENLRTVIRTVTLSAKQGEEPLIRLSLSERLGKRKPSIDESGPPLKRSLAERLGKKLESLEKTDKAPKRERAAKPAGEIRVKTLEEIRLEKANQRRGEPQTKLKTEETCRTEDPNPRVKPSPTIRIKTFSEVLAEKKNRQLGEEDQLKVEEKLKAEESPTKPKTESEPKKQGTAAPPIASKGQLEESTGKAMSIGEVRIKTLEEIKQEKALRKQQSGENTLNTPPQPELTPTGRRLLRITKLTAPGREEKKLVESSVPPLRAGPTDKAAESSDESANNSTVQMKSSQEILREKRQLKPRQKEKLQKEISAMSSPGEETIKEKSPVVRSPESTVTPGATRRLTKRLTVKSEEAVMESPGTEGSVLPVKHAAQSLERKAKGKPKVNVKPSGVKTISPAKQALKRKVAESHPSAIAAVKPLSTTSSDLKELPAKKAAVTTILAVPEDSPATVPERAKSRDSPELHIGSQAASVAQSEMSSPTSSQAAVKTRRLSSTTAGKAPLSVEDDFEKLIWEISGGKLEAEIDLDPGKDEDDLLLELSEMIDS; encoded by the exons ATGTCTAAACAAGGAGATGATTGCTACTTCTATTTCTATTCCACGTGTACCAAG GGGGACAGTTGTCCCTTCCGTCATTGTGAAGCTGCACTGGGAAACGAGACTGTCTGCACACTCTGGCAGGAAGGGCGCTGCTTCAGGAGTATCTGCAGGTTTAGGCACATGGAGATTGAT AAAAAACGCAGTGAGATCCCTTGCTACTGGGAGAATCAGCCAGTTGGCTGTAAGAAATTAAATTGCGCTTTCCATCACAACAAGGGACGCTACGTCGACGGACTCTTCCTACCTCCAAGCAAAA CTGTGCTGCCAAGTATGACTGAGTCTGTCGAAGAGGAGGTGAAGGTGACCCAGATCTCGCTGCAGCAGAATAAACTGTCTGTCcagtccaacccctccccccagctgcggGGGGTGATGAAAGTGGAAAACTCTGAAAACGTTCCCAGCCCCACTCATCCTCCAGTCGTAATCAATGCTGcagatgatgatgaagatgatgatg ATCAGCTTTCTGAAGAAGGAGATGAAACTAAAACACCTGTTCAACAGCCAGCTACAGAAACCCATAATGGATTGCGGATAATCTCTACTCGGAAATCCACTGCTAATTCAAAACAAG ATAACAGTTTGAATTTTGGAATAAAAACACTTGAAGAAATCAAGTCcaaaaaaatgaaggaaaaatcaCAAAAACAAGGTG AAGGCCCCTCTGGAGTTTCTGTTTCTCCACTCCAATCCCAGACCATTCCTGGTCCGGAAAAGGAAAACCTACGGACGGTGATCAGGACTGTAACCTTGTCTGCAAAGCAAG gtgaggagcctcTGATTCGATTGAGTCTCTCGGAGAGACTGGGAAAACGGAAACCCTCCATAG ATGAAAGTGGCCCTCCACTGAAGCGTAGCCTTGCTGAAAGGCTGGGAAAGAAGCTTGAATCTCTGGAGAAGACTGACAAAGCACCAAAGAGAG AAAGAGCTGCAAAACCAGCAGGTGAGATCCGTGTGAAAACACTAGAAGAAATCCGTCTTGAGAAAGCCAACCAGAGACGGGGAGAACCTCAAACCAAACTCAAGACTGAAGAGACGTGTAGAACAGAAGATCCTAATCCAAGGGTGAAACCCTCCCCAACAATTAGAATCAAAACTTTTTCTGAGGTTCTGGCTGAGAAAAAAAACAGGCAGTTGGGGGAGGAAGATCAGCTAAAAGTGGAGGAAAAGCTAAAAGCGGAGGAAAGTCCTACCAAGCCAAAGACTGAGAGTGAGCCCAAGAAGCAGGGCACTGCAGCTCCACCTATAGCCAGCAAAGGGCAGCTGGAGGAGTCAACAGGCAAAGCCATGTCAATAGGGGAGGTGCGCATTAAAACATTGGAGGAGATCAAGCAGGAGAAAGCCCTGAGGAAGCAGCAGAGTGGAGAGAACACCCTAAATACGCCACCGCAACCTGAGCTTACTCCCACCGGGAGGAGATTACTGCGCATTACAAAGCTAACAG CACctggaagagaagaaaagaagttGGTGGAGTCTAGCGTTCCGCCCCTCAGAGCTGGCCCAACAGACAAGGCTGCAGAG TCTTCAGATGAGAGTGCAAACAACTCTACAGTTCAAATGAAGAGTTCTCAAGAAATACTGAGGGAGAAGCGGCAGCTGAAGCCACGACAGAAGGAGAAGCTCCAGAAGGAAATATCTGCTATGTCATCCCCTGGAGAAGAAACGATTAAAGAGAAGAGCCCAGTGGTCAGAAGTCCTGAATCCACAGTGACGCCTGGGGCAACTCGTCGGTTGACAAAGAGACTGACTGTGAAATCAGAGGAAGCAGTGATGGAAAGTCCAGGAACAGAGGGTTCAGTACTACCGGTGAAACATGCAGCTCAGTCTCTGGAGCGAAAGGCTAAAG GCAAACCCAAGGTGAATGTGAAGCCATCAGGCGTGAAAACCATCTCCCCTGCAAAGCAGGCCCTGAAACGTAAGGTGGCTGAAAGTCATCCTTCTGCCATAGCAGCTGTGAAACCACTAAGCACCACTAGCAGTGACTTGAAGGAGCTCCCAGCTAAAAAAGCAGCTGTG ACTACTATTCTAGCCGTGCCAGAGGATAGTCCAGCCACTGTACCGGAGAGAGCAAAATCCAGAGACAG CCCTGAGTTGCATATAGGAAGCCAAGCAGCCTCTGTGGCTCAATCAGAGATGTCAAGCCCAACCTCTTCACAGGCAGCAGTCAAGACCCGCAGGCTGAGCTCCACCACAGCTGGGAAAGCACCCTTATCCGTAGAAGATGACTTTGAGAAACTGATTTGGGAAATCTCTGGAGGCAAACTGGAAGCAGAGATTGATCTGGACCCAGGGAAAGATGAGGATGACCTCCTGCTTGAACTATCTGAAATGATTGACAGCTGA